Proteins encoded within one genomic window of Nostoc sp. UHCC 0870:
- a CDS encoding helix-turn-helix domain-containing protein produces MNLMQVTLSVDLPGLGTRIREIRESKGLSPTWVAAQAGMSVGNLYRIETEDAKSLPRETLRKLSDALGVNFDAEVKAALVQEME; encoded by the coding sequence ATGAACTTAATGCAAGTTACTTTGTCGGTTGATTTGCCTGGTTTAGGCACTCGGATTAGAGAGATTAGAGAGTCTAAGGGACTATCTCCAACTTGGGTAGCAGCTCAAGCTGGTATGAGTGTTGGGAATCTCTATCGTATAGAAACAGAAGATGCCAAGTCTTTACCGCGTGAAACTTTACGTAAGCTTTCTGATGCCCTTGGTGTAAATTTTGATGCTGAAGTTAAAGCTGCTTTAGTGCAAGAGATGGAATAA
- a CDS encoding HNH endonuclease, with amino-acid sequence MSLSYIPVALRRLVEERANYKCEYCLLPTKVAFFPHEIDHIIAEKHGGKTDAENLALTCWRCNRHKGTDLGSFDPQTGAFSFLYNPRSQQWSEHFTFSELAIVGLTANGRTTVYLLRMNNEDRIAERQRVS; translated from the coding sequence GTGAGTTTAAGTTATATTCCAGTTGCGCTGCGTCGCTTAGTAGAAGAACGAGCTAATTACAAATGTGAGTATTGCTTGCTACCGACTAAAGTAGCGTTCTTCCCACATGAAATCGACCATATTATTGCTGAAAAGCATGGTGGCAAGACAGATGCAGAAAACTTAGCACTTACTTGCTGGCGTTGTAATCGTCACAAAGGTACGGATTTAGGCTCTTTTGATCCCCAAACAGGTGCTTTCAGTTTTTTATATAATCCTCGTAGTCAACAATGGTCTGAACACTTCACTTTTTCGGAACTAGCCATCGTGGGATTGACGGCAAATGGTCGTACTACAGTTTATCTGCTGCGAATGAATAACGAAGATCGAATCGCAGAAAGGCAGAGAGTAAGCTGA
- a CDS encoding four helix bundle protein, whose translation MNQNISIADRTKALAIRIVKACTFLNEKPGVCRTLSNQLLRSGTSIGANVREAQSAQSDKDFLNKLEIALKEERETEYWLEILIEAELVDKTKFDFLLQETREFGKILVTSTRKIKDKINKLN comes from the coding sequence ATGAATCAAAATATTAGTATTGCTGATAGAACAAAAGCCTTGGCAATCAGAATAGTTAAAGCTTGTACTTTCTTAAATGAAAAACCTGGAGTTTGCCGAACATTATCAAACCAATTACTACGTAGTGGTACTTCCATTGGTGCTAACGTTAGAGAAGCCCAATCTGCTCAATCCGATAAAGATTTTCTTAACAAATTAGAGATTGCACTTAAAGAAGAAAGAGAAACTGAATATTGGTTAGAAATATTAATAGAAGCAGAATTGGTTGACAAAACTAAGTTTGATTTTCTGCTTCAAGAAACCAGAGAATTTGGAAAAATCTTAGTTACATCTACTAGAAAAATCAAGGATAAAATCAACAAACTAAATTAA
- a CDS encoding 3'-5' exonuclease translates to MKLLIIDTETADTENTLCEIAATLYEVGEYSGAIASISTLIPVDSNNAQAINGIAPPLTQAAHPIYKSALAFLREMADITDYAVAFNAEFDFGVVNQFLPDLISVPWLCAMRDFDWGYHSINSHGGYKLTDLALWLGIGISTVHRAGDDVRLLVECLNRHKNLRQLIEDAIALSQSPMLEIKALVTYEDRHKASKAKFAWDGDRKIWYKSIRECLLDDFVKTLDFDVSVV, encoded by the coding sequence ATGAAGCTACTAATAATAGACACCGAAACCGCAGATACCGAAAACACTCTGTGCGAAATCGCCGCCACACTGTATGAAGTTGGCGAATATTCGGGAGCGATCGCCAGCATCTCTACTTTGATTCCAGTCGATTCCAACAACGCTCAAGCTATCAACGGAATTGCGCCGCCACTAACCCAAGCTGCACATCCTATATACAAAAGCGCACTAGCTTTTTTGAGAGAGATGGCGGATATCACTGACTATGCGGTGGCTTTTAATGCGGAGTTCGATTTTGGCGTGGTTAATCAATTCCTTCCTGATTTGATTTCAGTCCCCTGGCTGTGTGCAATGAGGGATTTTGATTGGGGATACCACAGTATTAATTCGCACGGTGGTTACAAGCTGACTGACCTCGCCCTTTGGCTGGGGATTGGTATCAGCACTGTCCACCGGGCTGGGGACGATGTGCGGTTGTTGGTCGAGTGTTTGAATCGTCACAAAAACTTACGACAGTTGATTGAGGATGCGATCGCTTTATCTCAATCTCCGATGCTAGAAATCAAAGCCCTGGTCACTTACGAGGATCGCCACAAAGCAAGCAAGGCTAAGTTTGCTTGGGATGGAGATCGCAAAATTTGGTACAAATCAATCCGTGAATGCCTTTTGGATGATTTTGTGAAAACGCTGGATTTTGATGTGAGCGTTGTTTGA
- a CDS encoding GNAT family N-acetyltransferase: protein MPTTVKLIRGRDSMTVEADVVELTQKHADDYTLQWEEKLRLFGQEDKFWDWEFKLQFVISRQPNREGYAVEYENETQGLMIIETQLHGSRLAEGERLVYVDGIASAPWNREMIQRPPTYKGVGTALLNFARTRSLELGFEGRVGLHSLPGVEKFYDRQGMMDLGEDEDYDDLVYFEYGIWRSSESGVR, encoded by the coding sequence ATGCCAACAACCGTAAAGCTAATTCGCGGTCGAGATAGCATGACCGTGGAAGCAGATGTAGTGGAGCTAACACAAAAACACGCCGACGATTACACCTTACAGTGGGAAGAAAAGTTACGATTATTCGGGCAAGAGGATAAGTTTTGGGATTGGGAATTTAAGCTCCAGTTTGTCATCAGCAGACAACCCAATCGGGAAGGTTATGCTGTCGAGTACGAAAATGAAACCCAAGGTTTGATGATCATCGAAACTCAACTGCACGGTTCACGCTTGGCAGAGGGTGAACGGTTAGTTTATGTTGATGGCATTGCCTCTGCACCTTGGAATCGTGAAATGATCCAACGTCCACCAACGTATAAAGGTGTTGGCACTGCTTTACTAAACTTTGCTAGAACCCGTAGTCTAGAACTGGGTTTTGAGGGTAGAGTGGGTTTACACTCACTACCAGGGGTAGAAAAATTTTACGATCGCCAAGGCATGATGGACTTGGGTGAAGATGAAGATTATGACGATTTAGTTTACTTTGAGTATGGGATTTGGCGTTCTTCTGAATCAGGTGTTAGGTAA
- a CDS encoding helix-turn-helix transcriptional regulator: MAEITSLNDFFIEHPMYHRSLAELMGVSTSIVDKWSNGDRRVSQRTLKELNRLHIFLNTNPQIRDKYVKVAQCAV, translated from the coding sequence ATGGCAGAAATCACAAGCTTAAATGACTTTTTCATTGAACATCCTATGTATCATCGTTCACTTGCCGAGCTAATGGGAGTCTCTACATCTATTGTTGATAAATGGAGTAATGGTGATCGCCGGGTCAGTCAAAGAACGCTAAAAGAGTTAAATAGGCTGCATATATTTTTAAATACCAATCCACAGATTAGAGACAAATATGTAAAAGTTGCACAATGTGCAGTTTAA
- a CDS encoding BRO-N domain-containing protein, translated as MSNLAVFVFESQEVRFVGTAEKPEWVAADVCAILDIDTSVAVNGQIRKAKDGSTYRDGGLDEDEKGSLNVSTPGGEQEMLTVTEPGLYRLIFKSRKPVAKRFQRWVFHEVLPSLRRTGKYEIPHTPQQNHKPTLEELLNFGQKVLAGTRLSAELQTITVVRGVQALYPEIAPMAKELVGAIQEIEATPDRHLSPTAIGELYAQRNGLSKPIKPHVVNQVLEAAGLQYKEVEVKTNSHGKQSHKNIWHLTEAGKRWGTVTRDKAKVLSNTLP; from the coding sequence ATGTCGAATTTAGCAGTTTTTGTGTTTGAGTCTCAAGAAGTCCGGTTTGTTGGTACAGCAGAGAAACCTGAGTGGGTAGCGGCTGATGTCTGTGCAATCCTAGACATTGATACTTCTGTTGCCGTCAATGGACAAATTAGAAAAGCGAAGGATGGCAGTACATATAGAGATGGGGGGCTTGATGAAGATGAAAAGGGTAGTCTCAATGTGAGTACCCCTGGCGGGGAGCAAGAAATGCTTACTGTGACTGAACCTGGACTGTACCGCCTCATCTTCAAATCCCGTAAACCAGTTGCCAAGAGATTTCAGCGATGGGTTTTTCATGAAGTCCTGCCATCGCTTCGTCGTACTGGCAAGTACGAAATACCCCATACTCCACAACAGAATCACAAACCCACCCTGGAGGAACTTCTCAATTTTGGACAAAAGGTTCTGGCTGGTACAAGGCTGAGTGCGGAACTACAAACCATCACTGTTGTCCGAGGTGTACAAGCCCTGTATCCAGAAATTGCGCCGATGGCCAAGGAACTGGTTGGAGCAATTCAGGAAATCGAAGCGACACCCGACCGACATTTATCACCAACTGCAATTGGCGAATTATATGCCCAAAGAAATGGTCTATCCAAGCCTATCAAACCCCATGTAGTGAATCAGGTTTTAGAAGCAGCAGGCTTGCAATATAAGGAAGTCGAAGTTAAGACCAATTCTCACGGTAAACAAAGCCACAAAAATATTTGGCATCTCACTGAAGCTGGCAAACGCTGGGGAACTGTTACGAGAGACAAAGCCAAAGTATTATCAAATACATTGCCTTAA
- a CDS encoding type II toxin-antitoxin system RelE/ParE family toxin → MGEKLLQKAAELSQFPLKGQKVPEFDDSNIRQIILKPYRIVYRVEEDKKQISIARFWHSAQESLEL, encoded by the coding sequence TTGGGTGAAAAACTCTTGCAGAAAGCTGCTGAGTTAAGCCAATTTCCCTTAAAAGGTCAAAAAGTACCTGAATTTGATGATAGTAACATCCGTCAGATTATTCTTAAGCCTTATCGTATCGTTTACCGAGTTGAAGAAGATAAAAAACAAATTAGTATTGCTCGATTTTGGCATTCAGCACAAGAGAGCTTAGAACTCTAA
- the tnpB gene encoding IS200/IS605 family element RNA-guided endonuclease TnpB, with protein MQKAFKVTLIPNHNQEVLINKSIGCARFVYNHFLALKQELYQSEQKTLSYNACSQQLTVLKKEIEWLKEVDKFALQNSLKNLETAYKNFFADLKKVKGKKGVGFPKFKKKHSCKQSYKTNLTNGNIQVIENRLKLPKLGWVKFHKSQEITGKLVNVTVTRTSSGKYVASILCETEVEKYPQVTQNIGLDLGIKSYLVTSDGEVVDNPKYYRSQKRKLRKANKKLSRSLKGSNNRVKAKTKLARSYERITNLRDDFLHKLSTRLIKENSIICIEDLRVVNMVKNHKLALSISDASWSKFVAMLEYKALWHDRIVQKVGTFYPSSQTCNHCGFINPLVKDLKLREWACPGCSGYNLRDNNAALNILGEGLRLIAAVGAPDAQNACGELVSPGAIQAEIVEAGIA; from the coding sequence ATGCAGAAAGCGTTTAAAGTTACACTCATTCCTAACCACAATCAAGAAGTCTTAATCAATAAGAGTATTGGTTGTGCAAGGTTTGTTTATAACCACTTTCTAGCATTAAAGCAAGAGCTATATCAATCCGAACAGAAGACTTTAAGCTACAACGCTTGCAGCCAGCAACTAACTGTACTAAAAAAAGAAATTGAATGGCTTAAAGAAGTAGATAAGTTTGCTCTCCAAAACTCGCTCAAGAATTTAGAGACAGCATACAAAAACTTTTTTGCTGATTTAAAAAAGGTCAAAGGCAAAAAAGGAGTAGGTTTTCCTAAGTTCAAAAAGAAGCATAGTTGCAAGCAGTCTTACAAGACGAATCTAACAAACGGTAACATCCAGGTAATAGAGAATCGTTTAAAGCTCCCCAAACTAGGATGGGTAAAGTTCCATAAATCTCAGGAAATTACTGGAAAACTTGTAAACGTTACTGTAACTCGTACTTCATCAGGTAAATACGTTGCTAGTATTCTGTGTGAAACAGAGGTAGAAAAATATCCTCAAGTTACTCAAAACATTGGTTTAGACTTGGGGATTAAATCTTACCTTGTTACAAGCGACGGCGAAGTTGTAGACAATCCTAAATATTACCGAAGTCAAAAAAGGAAATTACGTAAAGCAAATAAAAAACTATCTCGTAGCTTAAAAGGTAGTAACAATAGAGTCAAAGCGAAAACCAAGCTGGCTCGTAGCTACGAAAGAATTACCAATCTCCGGGATGACTTTCTGCATAAGCTGTCAACTCGTTTAATCAAAGAAAATAGCATTATCTGTATTGAGGATTTGCGAGTTGTCAATATGGTAAAAAACCATAAATTAGCATTGAGTATTTCAGACGCTAGTTGGTCTAAGTTTGTTGCCATGCTTGAATATAAAGCCTTGTGGCATGACAGAATTGTGCAGAAAGTTGGTACATTTTATCCATCCTCTCAGACTTGCAATCACTGTGGTTTTATCAACCCTTTGGTCAAAGATTTAAAGTTACGTGAATGGGCTTGTCCTGGCTGTAGTGGTTACAACTTGAGAGACAATAACGCAGCTTTGAACATATTAGGTGAGGGATTGAGATTAATAGCAGCCGTCGGTGCGCCGGATGCTCAAAATGCCTGTGGAGAACTCGTCAGTCCTGGAGCAATTCAGGCAGAGATCGTTGAAGCAGGAATCGCGTGA
- the tnpA gene encoding IS200/IS605 family transposase, translated as MEVKHGRGYVYAIEYHIVWCVKYRHKVLKDEIADFLKEVLVETAILYKFKVESLEVVEDHVHVLVSATPQHTIPNIVKMLKGISARKLFLKFPQLKKKLWGGHLWNPSYFVSTVSENTEAQVKKYIENQNAESV; from the coding sequence ATGGAAGTAAAACACGGCAGAGGATATGTTTATGCAATTGAGTACCATATTGTATGGTGTGTTAAATATAGACATAAAGTGCTGAAAGATGAAATAGCCGATTTTCTGAAAGAGGTTCTAGTTGAGACAGCAATTCTTTACAAGTTCAAAGTCGAGAGTCTTGAGGTCGTAGAAGACCATGTTCATGTTTTAGTGTCTGCAACGCCTCAGCACACCATCCCTAATATAGTCAAAATGCTAAAGGGAATATCAGCCAGGAAACTGTTTTTAAAGTTTCCCCAACTCAAGAAAAAGCTATGGGGAGGTCATCTCTGGAATCCTTCATATTTTGTTTCAACAGTTAGCGAAAATACAGAAGCACAAGTAAAAAAGTATATTGAGAACCAAAATGCAGAAAGCGTTTAA
- a CDS encoding strawberry notch family protein, whose amino-acid sequence MRLAEIKDAKPHPSLLCESAALALVSPPAPTYKPHLPHNIVTQGLLSEAQLESVIYAGQAHSEFLSGSYVVNDFWDNITVAANSEENAVRFRRGWFLGDGTGAGKGRQCAGIILDNWCQGRKKAIWISKSSALIEDARRDWCALGGNEKDIIDLSNIKLGDPIPFTHGILFCTYSTMRSQKNGKSRLKQIVEWAGKNFEGAISFDECHAMGNAMAQEGKLGMVAASQQGIVGLRLQNALPLARVVYISATGATKVSNLSYANRLGLWQTGDFPFTSREDFVESIEGGGIAAMEVVARDLKALGLYLARSLSFEGVEYETLEIELTLSQECIYNKYADAFEIIHNNLHKALEACNISGAKTYNRMAKMSALSQFESHKQRFFNHLLTGMKCPMLIKAIEQDLAQGNAVVIQIVSTNEELLKRRLNEVSLEEWKDLNLDLTPREYVMDYLLSAFPIHLHEIHSGEDGDERSEPAFDADGSPIVSAEAVALRDALVDRLASLDPIPGALEQLLWHFGHKQVAEVTGRSKRVLKDDSGRLFVDSRGAGANIAETTAFMADVKQILIFSDAGGTGRSYHADLNAVNRRRRSHYLLEAGWRADNAIQGLGRSHRTNQASAPVFRPVTTNVRGERRFISTIARRLDSLGALTRGQRQTGGNGIFDTKDNLESQYAEYALYELFKQIFQGRFYEVPLGTFEQMTGLSLTSHEGGMKIDLPPLRQFLNRLLALRIGMQNVIFERFELLLSQQIETAIANGIFEVGVETLRAEQFTIDSQESVYTHPQTGSVTNYLKIERVQRNNIRTAEEMLVFVDKYQGQFLINSKSGNAGVSIPTHSIFDSDGGVVPRVLLVRPQKETRVPVDKLESSTWKQVSAEAFVAAWSKEVDELPRFTTDYLHLVTGILLPIWKILPQKNSRVFRLQASDGQKILGRMVQAVDIQSVAEQLGIKNKLLSPGELVSLVLNEGYSQQLPGGVTLRRSYIAGEPRIELVDALSLVDQLVAVGCFTEIIQWRKRVFVPTGERAAAVLAAVIGILG is encoded by the coding sequence GTGCGGCTTGCAGAAATCAAGGACGCAAAACCACATCCGTCGCTCCTTTGTGAAAGTGCAGCCTTGGCACTTGTTTCACCACCAGCACCCACCTACAAACCACATCTCCCACATAATATTGTTACCCAAGGCTTGCTATCTGAAGCACAATTAGAAAGCGTGATCTACGCAGGTCAAGCGCACTCTGAGTTTCTTTCAGGCTCATATGTGGTCAATGATTTTTGGGACAATATTACAGTAGCAGCAAATAGCGAAGAAAATGCCGTTAGATTTCGCCGTGGCTGGTTTCTAGGTGACGGGACTGGTGCAGGTAAAGGACGACAGTGTGCAGGTATTATATTAGACAATTGGTGTCAGGGACGCAAGAAAGCCATCTGGATATCCAAAAGTTCCGCACTAATTGAAGATGCCCGACGTGATTGGTGTGCTTTAGGAGGTAATGAGAAAGACATTATCGACCTGAGTAATATCAAACTAGGCGATCCAATCCCCTTCACCCACGGCATTCTGTTCTGCACCTACTCAACTATGCGCTCGCAAAAGAACGGCAAAAGTCGGCTTAAGCAGATTGTTGAATGGGCAGGCAAGAACTTTGAGGGTGCGATCTCATTCGATGAATGCCACGCGATGGGCAACGCAATGGCGCAAGAGGGGAAACTTGGTATGGTGGCAGCATCCCAGCAAGGTATTGTCGGGCTGCGACTGCAAAACGCACTCCCTTTAGCACGAGTTGTCTATATCTCTGCCACCGGCGCAACCAAAGTATCTAACTTGTCCTATGCTAACCGTTTAGGGCTTTGGCAAACCGGCGACTTCCCGTTTACCTCCCGTGAGGATTTTGTGGAATCCATTGAGGGCGGTGGTATTGCGGCAATGGAAGTGGTGGCGCGGGACTTGAAGGCGTTGGGATTGTATCTGGCGCGATCTCTCTCTTTTGAAGGAGTGGAATATGAGACATTAGAAATCGAGTTAACACTGTCTCAGGAATGTATCTACAACAAATACGCCGATGCCTTTGAAATTATCCACAATAACTTGCACAAAGCATTAGAGGCTTGCAACATTTCCGGTGCAAAAACATACAATCGTATGGCTAAAATGTCTGCATTGTCTCAGTTTGAGTCACATAAGCAAAGATTCTTTAATCATCTGCTCACGGGGATGAAATGTCCCATGCTGATCAAAGCAATTGAGCAAGATTTAGCCCAAGGTAATGCTGTTGTCATTCAAATAGTTTCGACTAATGAGGAATTACTCAAACGCCGACTGAATGAGGTTTCGCTAGAAGAGTGGAAGGATCTCAATCTTGACCTGACTCCACGGGAATACGTCATGGACTACCTGTTAAGTGCGTTTCCTATCCACTTACACGAGATTCATTCGGGTGAAGATGGAGATGAACGCTCCGAACCAGCCTTTGATGCCGATGGTTCTCCGATTGTTTCGGCTGAAGCTGTGGCCTTAAGAGATGCCCTGGTTGACCGACTGGCAAGCCTTGACCCCATCCCTGGTGCTTTAGAACAACTGTTGTGGCACTTTGGTCATAAACAAGTTGCTGAAGTCACAGGTCGTAGCAAACGAGTCCTTAAGGATGATTCCGGGCGATTGTTTGTTGATTCACGGGGTGCTGGTGCGAATATTGCTGAGACCACAGCATTTATGGCTGATGTGAAACAAATACTCATCTTCTCTGATGCTGGTGGTACTGGCAGGAGTTACCATGCTGATTTGAATGCTGTGAATCGTAGAAGGCGATCGCACTATTTGCTCGAAGCCGGTTGGAGGGCTGATAACGCGATTCAAGGGCTTGGGCGATCGCACCGGACTAACCAAGCCTCAGCACCAGTGTTCCGTCCAGTTACTACTAATGTGCGCGGTGAACGTCGATTCATCAGCACGATTGCTAGACGGCTGGACAGCCTGGGCGCACTGACACGGGGGCAACGGCAGACTGGGGGGAATGGAATATTCGACACTAAGGATAATCTTGAATCCCAGTACGCAGAGTACGCACTGTATGAGTTATTCAAGCAAATCTTCCAAGGTCGATTCTATGAAGTTCCACTAGGGACATTCGAGCAGATGACAGGACTATCGCTAACATCTCACGAAGGCGGTATGAAAATAGATTTGCCACCTCTGCGACAGTTCCTCAATCGGCTGCTGGCTTTAAGGATTGGGATGCAAAACGTGATTTTCGAGCGTTTTGAACTTTTGTTAAGTCAACAAATCGAGACTGCGATCGCCAATGGAATCTTTGAGGTGGGTGTAGAAACTCTTCGGGCTGAACAGTTTACCATTGATAGTCAGGAATCGGTTTATACACATCCTCAAACTGGTAGCGTGACCAATTACCTGAAGATTGAGCGAGTTCAACGGAACAACATCAGAACGGCTGAGGAAATGCTGGTGTTTGTTGACAAGTATCAGGGGCAATTTCTGATCAACTCCAAGTCCGGGAATGCTGGTGTATCAATTCCTACTCATAGCATATTTGATAGTGACGGTGGTGTTGTTCCACGGGTTTTGCTTGTCCGACCACAGAAAGAGACTCGCGTACCTGTCGATAAGTTGGAATCATCGACTTGGAAGCAGGTTTCGGCTGAGGCGTTTGTTGCGGCGTGGTCGAAGGAAGTAGACGAACTGCCCAGATTCACTACTGATTACTTGCATTTGGTTACGGGCATACTGCTACCAATCTGGAAAATTCTGCCGCAGAAGAACAGCCGGGTCTTTCGGTTGCAGGCTTCGGATGGACAGAAGATTCTTGGTCGGATGGTTCAAGCAGTAGATATCCAATCTGTGGCTGAACAGCTTGGGATAAAGAACAAACTGTTAAGTCCAGGAGAATTGGTTTCACTGGTGCTGAATGAAGGTTATTCTCAGCAGTTGCCCGGTGGTGTAACTTTGCGTCGTTCTTACATCGCTGGTGAGCCACGCATTGAGTTAGTTGATGCTTTGTCCTTAGTTGATCAGCTTGTGGCTGTTGGATGTTTCACCGAAATAATTCAATGGCGTAAGCGGGTATTTGTACCAACCGGAGAGCGCGCTGCGGCTGTTCTGGCGGCGGTGATTGGGATCCTGGGGTGA
- a CDS encoding PEP-CTERM sorting domain-containing protein, which translates to MNQVRLPKVSVALIGLVVASIFHATPVLGAIVTRQEFSGDFTLVDATTPFLENFLPEESEYSGFIVYSEDGTLSDWELSVNNLDLNLKRGSTNGGNLTPDVDFELDSRSNWNLVIDFGIAFDAPRYTLERTSSSEITLTGEVGRAGTYIYQDSATNITLSSSSTSVPEPTSLLGLLFGVGAIAVSKKAGKTKSEA; encoded by the coding sequence ATGAATCAAGTTCGACTCCCCAAGGTTAGCGTCGCCCTGATTGGTTTGGTAGTTGCAAGCATATTTCATGCTACTCCCGTGCTGGGAGCTATTGTAACTAGACAAGAATTTTCGGGTGATTTTACCTTAGTCGATGCTACTACCCCATTTCTAGAGAACTTTTTGCCAGAAGAGAGCGAATATTCGGGATTCATAGTTTACTCAGAGGACGGGACTTTGAGTGATTGGGAGCTATCCGTCAACAATCTAGACCTGAATTTGAAGAGAGGCTCTACTAATGGCGGTAACTTAACCCCAGATGTTGATTTTGAGCTTGATTCTAGGTCGAATTGGAATTTAGTAATTGATTTTGGCATTGCTTTTGATGCTCCAAGATATACCTTAGAAAGAACTTCAAGCTCTGAAATTACCTTGACGGGTGAAGTGGGACGGGCAGGAACATACATCTATCAAGATTCTGCTACCAATATTACCCTGAGTTCTTCATCTACATCAGTACCAGAACCCACTTCCCTACTAGGTCTATTGTTTGGAGTTGGTGCAATTGCTGTCTCTAAAAAAGCTGGTAAGACGAAATCTGAAGCATGA
- a CDS encoding plasmid pRiA4b ORF-3 family protein: MFYPNNSEANTINPDELQLLYKQQISESSPGSILKDFQMLLDFIGTKGIEVSKTQNFLPMSCLAELNSRLTHPIQVELNRPQQKAYPHIHGLYLLLRASTISYVEPQGKKFFLYLEPNVLESWNDLNPTERYFNLLETWWIWGNEEILGEKGWRNGLDKCLMFWCEFGSSNSLILKAEQQKWYSYSPGLYQIALFSMFGLLEVETTKPKKGQGWQFKKLNKTPWGNALVKLIKKIIVEESHSDINQKDLEEEEYPFGIWQPQLQIFFPEWQNNLAITAQYPQQGIYIFKVNLGKIWRRIAIPHDYSLYDLSSTILESVNFDDDHLHEFSYKSRFGWTGRVSHPSGCEPPFSNEYLIEDLSLYLKVGQTINYLFDYGDSWQFKLHLESIEPDNVEIKEPTILNSYGTAPEQYPSWDEDEEWDDEDGE, translated from the coding sequence ATGTTCTACCCCAACAATTCAGAAGCAAATACTATTAATCCAGATGAGTTACAATTGCTATACAAACAACAAATTTCTGAGAGTAGTCCAGGCTCAATACTCAAAGATTTCCAGATGTTGCTGGATTTTATTGGCACAAAAGGAATTGAGGTCAGTAAGACTCAAAACTTTCTACCGATGAGTTGTTTAGCAGAACTCAATAGTCGTTTAACTCATCCAATTCAAGTTGAACTGAATCGTCCACAACAAAAAGCTTATCCCCATATTCATGGTTTGTATTTGTTATTAAGAGCATCAACTATATCTTATGTTGAACCTCAAGGAAAAAAATTCTTTCTTTATCTTGAACCTAATGTACTAGAGTCTTGGAATGACTTAAATCCAACAGAACGTTATTTTAATCTTTTAGAAACTTGGTGGATTTGGGGAAATGAAGAGATATTAGGTGAAAAGGGATGGCGAAATGGACTTGATAAATGCTTGATGTTTTGGTGTGAGTTTGGTTCAAGTAATAGTTTGATTTTAAAAGCGGAACAGCAAAAATGGTATAGCTATTCCCCTGGACTTTATCAAATTGCTTTGTTTTCAATGTTTGGGCTGCTAGAAGTTGAAACTACTAAACCCAAAAAAGGTCAAGGCTGGCAGTTTAAGAAACTAAACAAAACTCCGTGGGGCAATGCTTTGGTCAAATTAATTAAGAAGATTATTGTTGAGGAATCACACTCAGATATTAACCAAAAGGACTTAGAAGAGGAGGAATATCCGTTTGGCATTTGGCAGCCTCAATTACAAATATTCTTTCCCGAATGGCAGAATAATCTTGCGATTACTGCACAATATCCACAACAAGGAATTTATATCTTCAAGGTTAATTTAGGTAAAATTTGGCGGCGAATTGCCATTCCTCATGATTATAGTCTTTATGATTTGAGCAGTACAATCTTAGAGTCTGTGAATTTTGATGATGATCATCTGCATGAGTTTTCGTACAAAAGTCGGTTTGGCTGGACAGGAAGGGTAAGCCATCCTTCTGGGTGTGAACCACCTTTTAGTAACGAATATTTAATTGAAGATTTATCATTATATTTGAAAGTTGGGCAAACGATAAATTACTTGTTTGACTATGGAGATAGCTGGCAATTTAAGTTGCATTTAGAGAGTATCGAACCAGATAATGTGGAAATCAAAGAACCAACAATTTTAAATAGTTACGGTACGGCTCCTGAACAATATCCCAGTTGGGATGAAGATGAAGAGTGGGATGATGAAGATGGTGAATAA
- a CDS encoding uroporphyrinogen-III synthase, translated as MITFASPKTVGCFYQLITSINAESALENICIASISPVTSEACQSILNRVDVEANPYTLDGLTAAIVKWKQKI; from the coding sequence GTGATCACATTTGCCAGTCCGAAGACAGTAGGATGCTTCTATCAGTTGATTACATCGATTAATGCTGAATCTGCTTTAGAAAATATTTGTATTGCATCTATCAGTCCAGTTACCTCAGAGGCTTGCCAAAGTATTTTAAATAGGGTTGATGTTGAGGCTAACCCTTATACCCTTGATGGTTTAACAGCCGCTATTGTGAAGTGGAAACAAAAGATTTAA